A section of the Jatrophihabitans sp. genome encodes:
- a CDS encoding glycosyltransferase: MARFLIVVLPLTGHLNAALALGQALVQGGHDVAWCGPESDLRPLVGPQARIYPTGKRYYRQHGGTGIEAARALWTGYLIPLNRFILEPADAAVVDYRPDVVVVDQYAVAGALAAHRHGVRWASLCTGAMELTPPSWELPGHQEWVTEQLARVWAMAGLPVDESIDLRFSPYLVLALTSPALVGAAPLPPQCRLVGPILGSRPNDPGFAWQDWDVERRHVLVTVGTLADHLAREFYPRIVAALDLLADRVQAVVVAPTATVAGSAGRLLVAERVPMLELLPRLDAVVCHGGMGTVTEALAHGVPLVVAPIRFDQPALAVQVADAGAGIAVPFASAGAGELAAALTAVLDEPGYRAAAHRVADSFAAAGGAVAAVALLAELASDIG, translated from the coding sequence GTGGCCCGCTTCCTCATCGTGGTGCTTCCGCTGACCGGCCACCTCAACGCCGCGCTGGCTCTGGGCCAGGCCCTGGTCCAGGGCGGTCACGACGTCGCCTGGTGCGGGCCCGAGAGCGACCTGCGCCCGCTGGTGGGCCCGCAGGCGAGGATCTACCCGACCGGCAAGCGCTATTACCGCCAGCACGGCGGCACCGGCATCGAGGCCGCCCGTGCCCTCTGGACCGGCTACCTGATCCCGCTGAACCGGTTCATCCTCGAACCGGCCGACGCCGCCGTCGTGGATTACCGGCCCGATGTCGTGGTGGTCGACCAGTACGCGGTGGCCGGCGCGCTGGCCGCGCACCGGCACGGGGTGCGCTGGGCCAGCTTGTGCACCGGCGCCATGGAGCTGACCCCGCCGAGCTGGGAACTGCCCGGACATCAGGAGTGGGTGACCGAGCAGCTGGCGCGGGTGTGGGCGATGGCCGGGCTTCCGGTGGATGAGTCGATTGACCTGCGGTTCTCGCCGTACCTGGTGCTGGCCCTGACCAGCCCCGCGCTGGTCGGCGCCGCGCCGCTGCCGCCGCAGTGCAGGCTGGTGGGCCCGATCCTGGGCAGCCGGCCGAATGATCCCGGTTTTGCTTGGCAGGACTGGGATGTCGAACGCCGGCACGTGCTGGTCACCGTCGGCACCCTGGCCGATCATCTGGCGCGTGAGTTCTACCCACGGATCGTGGCGGCCCTGGACCTGCTGGCCGATCGGGTGCAGGCAGTGGTCGTCGCACCCACCGCCACTGTGGCCGGGTCGGCCGGCCGGCTGCTGGTCGCCGAGCGGGTGCCGATGCTCGAACTGCTGCCGCGACTGGACGCGGTGGTGTGCCACGGCGGGATGGGCACCGTCACCGAGGCACTGGCGCACGGCGTGCCGCTGGTGGTGGCGCCGATCCGTTTTGACCAGCCGGCCCTGGCGGTCCAGGTCGCTGACGCCGGCGCCGGTATCGCGGTGCCCTTCGCCTCGGCCGGTGCGGGGGAGCTCGCCGCCGCGCTCACGGCGGTGCTGGACGAGCCGGGCTACCGGGCGGCCGCGCACCGGGTCGCTGATTCCTTCGCAGCCGCCGGAGGAGCCGTGGCCGCGGTTGCGCTCCTCGCGGAACTGGCCTCGGACATCGGCTGA
- a CDS encoding alpha/beta fold hydrolase: MPAAEDFQWARQKRATVRAAGGVLDLVLPLRVGSDGPALFCAHPIVGLSWCYRALLPHLDERHPVYGLQPRGLRRPEPLPATMAEMARDYADQMRLTQPEGPYHLLGWSLGGNIAFAVAEELERRGCQVGLLTILDAAPTFPDSLTASDSDAWLLYNFVLDEFGYDPALVAEDPEPEMRLLELVRRRPGLGLADWAEWRTRALLRVVRNNVAVTRGHRLGQVRCPVLFISATRLARPLEQKLAAWQPFISQPIEVVEVDCLHRYLLLPQSISVIGPAVTERLARAAVPAG; encoded by the coding sequence ATGCCGGCAGCCGAGGATTTCCAGTGGGCGCGGCAGAAACGTGCCACGGTGCGGGCCGCTGGCGGCGTGCTGGACCTGGTGCTGCCGCTGCGGGTCGGCAGCGACGGGCCGGCGCTGTTCTGCGCGCACCCGATCGTGGGTCTGAGCTGGTGTTACCGCGCGCTGCTGCCACACCTGGACGAGCGGCATCCGGTCTACGGCCTGCAGCCGCGGGGCCTGCGGCGTCCCGAGCCGCTGCCCGCCACCATGGCAGAGATGGCGCGCGACTACGCCGACCAGATGCGGCTCACCCAACCCGAGGGCCCGTATCACCTGCTGGGATGGTCACTGGGTGGCAACATCGCCTTCGCGGTCGCCGAGGAGCTCGAGCGGCGCGGCTGCCAGGTCGGGTTGTTGACGATCCTGGACGCGGCCCCGACCTTTCCGGACTCGCTGACCGCCAGCGACAGCGACGCCTGGTTGCTGTACAACTTCGTGCTCGACGAGTTCGGTTACGACCCGGCGCTGGTCGCCGAGGATCCCGAGCCCGAGATGCGGTTGCTGGAGCTGGTCCGGCGGCGGCCGGGTCTGGGCCTCGCCGATTGGGCCGAGTGGCGCACTCGCGCGCTGCTGCGGGTGGTCCGCAACAACGTCGCGGTGACCCGTGGCCACCGGCTGGGCCAGGTCCGATGCCCGGTGCTCTTCATCTCCGCCACCCGCCTGGCACGCCCGCTGGAGCAGAAGCTGGCGGCATGGCAGCCCTTCATCAGCCAACCGATCGAGGTGGTCGAGGTGGACTGCCTGCACCGGTACCTGTTGCTGCCGCAGTCGATCTCGGTGATCGGACCCGCGGTGACCGAGCGGCTGGCGCGCGCGGCTGTGCCGGCCGGCTGA
- a CDS encoding ATP-binding cassette domain-containing protein, producing MIEATGLRKTYKRGRGRKATPVEAVRGVDFSVQRGEIFGFLGPNGAGKSTTLRMLSTLLKPDGGEAMIAGADLLRSPGQVRNNIGYVGQSSGTYEQSDARRELVLQARMHGLPKSTALTLAEAAVKAFQLTDFADREIKTYSGGQRRRLDVALGVIHSPQVMFLDEPTAGLDPPSRARMWQEVRRLREEGMTIFLTTHYLDEADALCDRISIIDGGLIVAEGTPMALKREISGDVVVIDMAAHDTAGVVDANRVLEAQKLLDEESYVSSTEVIEGTIRLYVDSSATAIPHLMRTLLDNGIDPGSVEARRPSLDDVFLAKTGRSLEE from the coding sequence ATGATCGAGGCCACCGGCCTGCGCAAGACCTACAAGCGCGGACGCGGCCGCAAGGCGACCCCCGTCGAAGCGGTGCGCGGCGTGGACTTCTCCGTGCAACGCGGCGAGATCTTCGGATTCCTCGGCCCCAACGGCGCGGGCAAGTCGACCACGCTGCGGATGCTGTCCACCCTGCTGAAACCGGACGGCGGCGAGGCGATGATCGCGGGCGCGGACCTGCTGCGGTCCCCGGGCCAGGTGCGCAACAACATCGGCTACGTCGGCCAGTCCAGCGGCACCTATGAGCAGTCCGACGCCCGGCGCGAGCTGGTGCTGCAGGCGCGGATGCACGGCCTGCCGAAGTCCACCGCGCTGACCCTGGCCGAGGCAGCCGTCAAGGCCTTCCAGCTCACCGACTTCGCCGACCGTGAGATCAAGACCTACTCCGGCGGCCAGCGGCGGCGACTCGACGTCGCGCTCGGCGTCATCCACTCGCCCCAGGTGATGTTCCTGGACGAGCCGACCGCCGGGCTCGACCCGCCGAGCCGCGCCCGGATGTGGCAGGAGGTGCGCCGGCTGCGCGAGGAGGGCATGACGATCTTCCTCACCACCCATTACCTGGACGAGGCCGACGCGTTGTGCGACCGCATCTCCATCATCGACGGCGGCCTGATCGTGGCCGAGGGAACCCCGATGGCGCTCAAGCGGGAGATCTCGGGCGATGTGGTCGTGATCGACATGGCCGCCCACGACACGGCCGGGGTGGTGGACGCCAACCGGGTGCTGGAGGCGCAGAAGCTGCTCGATGAGGAGTCCTACGTCAGCAGCACCGAGGTGATCGAAGGGACGATCCGGCTCTACGTCGACAGCAGCGCGACCGCGATCCCGCATCTGATGCGCACCCTGCTGGACAACGGCATCGACCCCGGCTCGGTCGAGGCCCGCCGGCCCAGCCTGGACGACGTGTTCCTGGCCAAGACCGGCCGCTCACTCGAGGAATGA
- a CDS encoding ABC transporter permease, with amino-acid sequence MKLLRDTWLIYQQESSLLLRSKTMIAFSLAQPISYLVLFAPFLKSTLAGQGANSYADAYRIYVPGLLVAMGLFGGLFAGYGLLQAIRAGIIERCRVTPISRIGLLLGRALMHVTLIVSQGMIITLAAIPMGLRVQPLSLLAAYLMLAMMALMATSISYDLALMVRDQNTLGMMVNTTSQPISLLAGVLIPLSLAPLWIQTIALGNPFAWATDGIRALFTGNAGDDAVWQGALIITVLAAISVVLSSKLFNRKIA; translated from the coding sequence GTGAAACTTCTCCGTGACACCTGGCTGATCTATCAGCAGGAGTCCAGCCTGCTGCTGCGTAGCAAGACCATGATCGCGTTCAGCCTGGCCCAGCCGATCAGCTACCTGGTGCTGTTCGCCCCGTTCCTCAAGTCCACGTTGGCCGGTCAGGGCGCCAACAGCTACGCCGACGCCTACCGGATCTACGTGCCCGGCCTGCTCGTGGCGATGGGCCTGTTCGGCGGCCTGTTCGCCGGTTACGGCCTGCTGCAGGCGATCCGTGCCGGCATCATCGAGCGGTGCCGGGTCACCCCGATCAGCCGGATCGGGCTGCTGCTGGGCCGGGCGCTGATGCACGTGACACTGATCGTCTCGCAGGGAATGATCATCACCCTCGCGGCGATTCCGATGGGCCTGCGGGTTCAGCCGCTCTCGCTGCTGGCCGCGTACCTGATGTTGGCGATGATGGCGCTGATGGCCACCTCGATCTCCTATGACCTCGCGCTGATGGTGCGCGATCAGAACACCCTCGGCATGATGGTCAACACCACCAGCCAGCCGATCTCGCTGCTGGCCGGCGTGCTGATCCCGCTCTCGCTGGCCCCGCTGTGGATCCAGACCATCGCCCTGGGCAATCCCTTCGCCTGGGCCACCGACGGCATCCGGGCGCTGTTCACCGGCAACGCCGGTGACGACGCGGTCTGGCAGGGCGCGCTGATCATCACCGTGCTGGCCGCGATCAGCGTGGTGCTGTCCTCGAAGCTGTTCAACCGCAAGATCGCCTGA
- a CDS encoding class I adenylate-forming enzyme family protein gives MDPTHLRVALTQDMQVGAGNVLLRLAEHGADPDMPRVSFDRDVDGIPAWTPLSLTELTERAAARAHWFSERGVGRRDPVAVYVTSAADVFLNYFALTWLGAIPALLNGSMPIEVAAEFIRRLRGVGVLTDADHAELAKHDLGVPILGDASETGGGDPRLAPPHYRHHPEDPVAITHSSGTTRTPAAIVHSHHGLFAAVRAVRLTEARPYGEVRELSALPAAHTAGIITMNQALCNGYQLLCLSAQGGEFRHSGEAILDAIERWRPTGVFGFAVTWSELARFDLSTRDLSSVRNWSSTGDCAHESHIRRLVAVGSHLTYRRGEGTVSVQGSKFIDTLGSTEMGHSAFAMIHRLGSDRYDRCVGKPYPFAEVALLDVGTGAEVGPGQVGHLGLKSPTLALGYWNDSVNTFRTRLNGYYLTGDLLYRDEEGYYYHVDRASDALDLGGGDWLYTALSEERILKQCADVRDCSVIAVRESDGRVVTQVLLVLAADADPELDREADVRTALGAPVAATLQRVVTIPDDGVVMGPTGKVRKFLMRQQLLAGSGAS, from the coding sequence ATGGATCCGACCCACCTGCGGGTGGCGCTGACCCAGGACATGCAGGTCGGCGCGGGCAACGTGCTGCTCCGGCTCGCCGAGCACGGAGCCGACCCGGACATGCCCCGGGTGAGCTTTGACCGCGACGTCGACGGCATACCGGCCTGGACGCCGCTGTCGCTGACCGAGCTGACCGAGCGGGCCGCCGCCCGGGCGCACTGGTTCTCCGAGCGCGGCGTCGGCCGGCGTGACCCGGTCGCGGTGTACGTCACCTCGGCGGCCGACGTGTTTCTCAACTACTTCGCCCTGACCTGGCTCGGGGCGATCCCGGCACTGCTCAACGGCAGCATGCCGATCGAGGTCGCGGCCGAGTTCATCCGCCGGTTGCGTGGCGTCGGGGTGCTCACCGACGCCGACCACGCCGAACTGGCCAAGCACGACCTGGGCGTGCCGATCCTCGGCGATGCCAGCGAGACCGGCGGCGGTGACCCGCGGCTGGCGCCACCGCACTACCGGCACCATCCCGAGGACCCGGTCGCCATCACGCACTCCTCCGGCACCACCCGCACGCCGGCCGCGATCGTGCACTCCCACCACGGGCTGTTCGCCGCGGTGCGGGCGGTCCGGCTCACCGAGGCCCGCCCGTATGGCGAGGTGCGCGAGCTGTCGGCGCTGCCGGCCGCCCACACCGCCGGCATCATCACCATGAACCAGGCGCTGTGCAACGGCTACCAGCTGCTGTGCCTGTCAGCGCAGGGCGGGGAGTTCAGGCACAGCGGCGAGGCGATCCTGGACGCCATCGAGCGCTGGCGTCCGACCGGGGTCTTCGGCTTCGCCGTCACCTGGTCCGAGCTGGCCCGCTTCGACCTCAGTACCCGGGACCTCAGCTCGGTGCGCAACTGGTCCAGCACCGGCGACTGCGCGCACGAGTCGCACATCCGCCGGCTGGTCGCCGTCGGCAGCCACCTGACCTACCGGCGCGGCGAGGGCACGGTCAGCGTCCAGGGCTCGAAGTTCATCGACACCCTCGGCTCGACCGAGATGGGCCACAGCGCTTTTGCCATGATCCACCGGCTGGGCAGCGACCGTTATGACCGGTGCGTCGGCAAGCCCTACCCGTTCGCCGAGGTGGCGCTGCTGGACGTCGGAACCGGCGCCGAGGTCGGGCCCGGCCAGGTCGGCCACCTCGGGCTCAAGTCACCGACCCTGGCGCTGGGCTACTGGAACGACTCGGTCAACACCTTCCGCACCAGGCTGAACGGTTATTACCTGACCGGTGACCTGCTCTACCGCGACGAGGAGGGCTACTACTACCACGTCGACCGGGCCAGCGACGCGCTCGACCTGGGCGGCGGCGATTGGCTCTACACCGCGCTGTCGGAGGAGCGGATTCTCAAGCAGTGCGCCGACGTGCGTGACTGCAGCGTCATCGCGGTCCGTGAGAGCGACGGCAGGGTCGTCACCCAGGTGCTGCTGGTGCTGGCCGCCGACGCCGACCCCGAGCTCGACCGGGAGGCCGACGTCCGGACCGCGCTCGGCGCGCCGGTGGCGGCGACGTTGCAGCGAGTGGTGACGATCCCCGACGACGGGGTGGTGATGGGACCGACCGGAAAGGTCCGCAAATTCCTGATGCGCCAGCAATTGCTGGCCGGTAGCGGCGCGAGCTGA
- a CDS encoding MbtH family NRPS accessory protein, whose product MTDMHKARIHAVVVNHEEQYSIWPADREAPAGWTPDGFTGTEDECLAYIDENWTDMRPLSLRTWIRDHEQPGMS is encoded by the coding sequence ATGACTGACATGCACAAGGCTCGAATACACGCGGTCGTCGTCAATCACGAGGAGCAGTACTCGATCTGGCCGGCCGATCGCGAAGCGCCCGCCGGCTGGACTCCCGACGGGTTCACCGGCACCGAAGACGAGTGTTTGGCCTATATCGACGAGAACTGGACCGATATGCGGCCGCTGTCACTGCGCACGTGGATCCGTGACCACGAACAGCCAGGCATGAGCTGA